The DNA segment CATTATCGGCGGCGATGCCCTCTGCGCCTCGATTTCGGCGGCTTCAATTATCGCCAAAGTGACCCGGGATCGGATCATGGATAAATACCAGGAAATCTATCCGGAATTTTCGTTCTCGGTTCATCGCGGCTACCCCACCCCTCAGCACCTGAATGAACTCCGCACCAACGGCCCGACCGAAATACACCGCCGCACTTTCCGCCCGGTCGAGGAAATACTCAAGTAATTTTGGCTCTGTCCTCTCCCCCAAACCGCCGCTCGCTCGGCAACCGCTACGAAAAACAGGCCGAAAATTTTTTGATCGCCAATGGCTATCAGATTCTGGCACGGAATATTCATCTGGGCCGAAAAGAAATCGANNTAATCGCCCGGAAAGACAACACCATCTGCTTTATCGAGGTTAAAGGGGGAAAATCAAATCGCTTCGGTCACCCGGCCGAAAAAGTCACCGGGCGAAAAAGATCCAATTTGACTGCGGCCGCCGAACAATTTATTATGGAAAACAACCTTGAAGGACTAGATTTCCGCTTCGATTTAATCACTATCTGGAACGGAAAACTGGAGCATTTCCCGGCCGCTTTCGAGGCCGAAAAAATTTAGAGACTGTCTTTCCCCACCGAGTCGGCCGCCAAACTGGCTTTCTCTTTCAACAGGGAATCTTCGATAGTGGCCACCGAATCGGTCATCTCGGAAACCATTTTCCACAAATCGGCCGTTTTTTCGATACTGCCTTTGTACTTTTCCGCCAGGTTTCTCATCTCTTCCAGCGTGACATTATTTTTGCGCAGAATCGAATCCCGCACAATCAAAAAGGAATCCGGGCTGTGACGGTAAAGT comes from the Candidatus Zixiibacteriota bacterium genome and includes:
- a CDS encoding conserved hypothetical protein (Evidence 4 : Unknown function but conserved in other organisms); this encodes MALSSPPNRRSLGNRYEKQAENFLIANGYQILARNIHLGRKEIXXIARKDNTICFIEVKGGKSNRFGHPAEKVTGRKRSNLTAAAEQFIMENNLEGLDFRFDLITIWNGKLEHFPAAFEAEKI
- a CDS encoding hypothetical protein (Evidence 5 : Unknown function), whose protein sequence is MVWRIIGTLALAALLVFGYYYIKNYREAEKEAEYRHYATVITETSLAAELYRHSPDSFLIVRDSILRKNNVTLEEMRNLAEKYKGSIEKTADLWKMVSEMTDSVATIEDSLLKEKASLAADSVGKDSL